In one Kineococcus rhizosphaerae genomic region, the following are encoded:
- a CDS encoding carboxymuconolactone decarboxylase family protein gives MSRVASITTQDATGTTRELLTDITAAFGVTPAMFRAVANSPAALTMMWGAFGALGAGRLPAKLGEQIAVMVADRNSCEYCLAAHTALGRKAGATTAEMSQAQAGNSEDPRTAAALGFAHALVEQRAQVGDEDFTRLRAVGFDDEEIVELIAHVALNLFTNYVNVALQVPLDFPKVRLLAAR, from the coding sequence ATGTCGCGCGTCGCCTCGATCACCACCCAGGACGCCACCGGTACGACCCGGGAGCTGCTCACCGACATCACCGCCGCCTTCGGGGTCACCCCGGCCATGTTCCGCGCGGTGGCCAACTCCCCGGCCGCCCTGACGATGATGTGGGGCGCCTTCGGCGCGCTCGGCGCCGGCCGGCTGCCCGCCAAGCTCGGTGAGCAGATCGCCGTCATGGTCGCCGACCGCAACAGCTGCGAGTACTGCCTGGCCGCCCACACCGCTCTGGGGCGCAAGGCCGGTGCCACCACCGCCGAGATGAGCCAGGCCCAGGCCGGGAACTCCGAGGACCCCCGCACGGCCGCCGCGCTCGGTTTCGCGCACGCCCTCGTCGAGCAGCGCGCCCAGGTCGGTGACGAGGACTTCACGAGGCTGCGCGCCGTCGGGTTCGACGACGAGGAGATCGTCGAGCTCATCGCCCACGTCGCGCTCAACCTGTTCACGAACTACGTCAACGTCGCTCTCCAGGTGCCCCTGGACTTCCCCAAGGTCCGCCTGCTCGCCGCCCGCTGA
- a CDS encoding LacI family DNA-binding transcriptional regulator has protein sequence MTAEQQEDAPRRARRTLRVGATIEHVAAAAGVSRQTVTRAMNDMDGISAATKGRVLAAAKELNYRPSRFGRGLARAAHDTLGLVVPDLANPYAPEFAAATVRYAGELGWNVVLVDTSHARDPGRILSDLAGQVDAVLGYLGDSAHWAEALAGMPVVAVDPGAGGKTPDSHLVRLDPRPALREAAEHLATAGVRHVVVLDGDGEHRTSDRARLIADALTARGLSAEFCNAGGQEVEAGRAAARRIVAAGLPDAVFAWNDILAVGALSTFTELGVRVPDQVRLLGIDGLSLGTFVTPQLTTLAADRHLVARHAVDLAIAALGPDAPAEPGSRRVEHVFTPRASA, from the coding sequence ATGACCGCTGAGCAGCAGGAAGACGCGCCCCGTCGTGCCCGCAGGACGCTGCGGGTCGGGGCCACCATCGAGCACGTCGCCGCCGCGGCGGGCGTGTCCCGCCAGACGGTGACCCGCGCCATGAACGACATGGACGGCATCTCCGCCGCCACGAAGGGGCGGGTCCTGGCCGCGGCGAAGGAGCTGAACTACCGGCCCTCCCGGTTCGGGCGGGGCCTGGCCCGCGCCGCGCACGACACCCTCGGGCTCGTCGTGCCTGACCTGGCCAACCCCTACGCCCCCGAGTTCGCCGCCGCCACGGTGCGCTACGCGGGTGAGCTCGGGTGGAACGTCGTGCTCGTCGACACCTCGCACGCCCGGGACCCGGGGCGGATCCTGTCGGACCTGGCCGGCCAGGTGGACGCCGTCCTGGGCTACCTCGGCGACTCCGCGCACTGGGCGGAGGCGCTGGCCGGGATGCCGGTCGTGGCGGTCGACCCCGGGGCCGGCGGGAAGACGCCGGACTCGCACCTGGTCCGCCTCGACCCCCGGCCCGCCCTGCGCGAGGCCGCCGAGCACCTCGCGACGGCGGGGGTGCGCCACGTGGTCGTCCTCGACGGCGACGGCGAGCACCGGACCAGCGACCGGGCCCGGCTCATCGCGGACGCGCTCACCGCGCGCGGCCTGTCGGCGGAGTTCTGCAACGCCGGCGGTCAGGAGGTCGAGGCCGGCCGGGCGGCGGCCCGCCGGATCGTCGCCGCGGGCCTGCCCGACGCGGTGTTCGCCTGGAACGACATCCTGGCCGTCGGTGCGCTGTCGACGTTCACCGAGCTCGGGGTGCGGGTCCCCGACCAGGTGCGCCTGCTCGGGATCGACGGGTTGTCGCTGGGGACCTTCGTCACCCCGCAGCTGACGACGCTGGCCGCCGACCGGCACCTCGTCGCCCGGCACGCCGTCGACCTCGCGATCGCCGCGCTCGGCCCCGACGCCCCGGCCGAGCCGGGCTCGCGCCGGGTCGAGCACGTGTTCACGCCGCGGGCCAGCGCGTAG
- a CDS encoding carbohydrate ABC transporter permease, translating into MAVTVGQRTTRRAPELSVKRQGVRRFWPQYAAVSPFYLIFLVFGAFPILFSIYLSFTDWDGIGQIKFVGLQQYAYLFQDSRFWNAVGNTLVIWVISTVPMLFLALVMAFLLHQNIRMKGFYRVAFFIPNVTSMVAMAIVFGSVFSDSFGIVNSALTALHLPTVAWLSTEWGIKITIAVMVIWRWTGYNAILYLAALQAVPDELYDAAKVDGAGFWRTFFSVTIPMLRPVILFTVITSTIGGLGLFTEPQILFGAANGNGTVGGVNEAGMTIVLYQYDQAFSQLDFGYGSAIAWALFALAAVFAIINWRLLRDRDAVPKVTRRAKEVAK; encoded by the coding sequence ATGGCCGTCACCGTGGGCCAGCGGACGACGCGCCGGGCACCGGAGCTCAGCGTGAAGCGCCAGGGTGTGCGGCGGTTCTGGCCGCAGTACGCCGCCGTCTCGCCGTTCTACCTGATCTTCCTCGTCTTCGGGGCCTTCCCGATCCTCTTCTCGATCTACCTGTCCTTCACCGACTGGGACGGCATCGGGCAGATCAAGTTCGTCGGCCTGCAGCAGTACGCCTACCTCTTCCAGGACTCCCGGTTCTGGAACGCCGTCGGGAACACCCTGGTCATCTGGGTCATCTCCACGGTGCCCATGCTGTTCCTGGCCCTGGTCATGGCCTTCCTGCTGCACCAGAACATCCGGATGAAGGGCTTCTACCGGGTCGCCTTCTTCATCCCGAACGTCACGAGCATGGTCGCCATGGCCATCGTGTTCGGGTCGGTGTTCTCCGACAGCTTCGGCATCGTCAACTCGGCGCTCACCGCCCTGCACCTGCCGACGGTCGCCTGGCTGTCGACCGAGTGGGGCATCAAGATCACCATCGCGGTGATGGTCATCTGGCGCTGGACCGGCTACAACGCGATCCTCTACCTGGCTGCGCTGCAGGCCGTCCCGGACGAGCTCTACGACGCGGCGAAGGTCGACGGCGCCGGGTTCTGGCGGACGTTCTTCTCCGTGACCATCCCGATGCTGCGCCCGGTGATCCTGTTCACCGTCATCACCTCCACCATCGGCGGCCTGGGGCTGTTCACCGAACCGCAGATCCTGTTCGGGGCCGCGAACGGCAACGGCACGGTCGGCGGCGTCAACGAGGCCGGCATGACGATCGTCCTCTACCAGTACGACCAGGCGTTCTCTCAGCTCGACTTCGGCTACGGCTCGGCGATCGCGTGGGCGCTGTTCGCCCTCGCCGCCGTGTTCGCCATCATCAACTGGCGGCTGCTGCGGGACCGCGACGCGGTCCCCAAGGTCACCCGCCGCGCCAAGGAGGTGGCGAAGTGA
- a CDS encoding carboxylesterase family protein, translated as MSTSRRTVLGGTAAGVLALAACGPDEESAPAPASTSPAPAAGDLTLDAAAWRYDAEHDAYHQVGVTYVASPQAPDRERLAVVVPGAYFDAEDNGDGTFTVTASDGAVDGWTAATAPIVFPVNTPGYTGQPAVAEYRWEDVAATVSAGFVHVTAGLRGTDTNSDTFTGNAPWGVVDLKAAIRYVRANAEAIPGSRDRIVCYGHSGGGAQTAVTGTSGDAPEFTPYLEALGAAGTSDAIAAAVCWCPITSLGHANAAYEWNMGQFADTGTRAPGTWTEQYSKDLAAAYAGHLNSLDLLDEAGDALTLTSSATGIDLAGSYHDHVLAALTTSLNRFLGYTTFPHDGAATPVEFVAALDGGAGWVTFDQASGQATVRDLGGFVRSQKPPTKDVGAFDGVDRGATENAVFGHGTQNLHFARAAHDVVAAGEERYAQLQGWQAGYAASEYAADLEQTDSLGEDAAYRVDAYDPLHHLADGRTDRSLAPHWRIRTGLTQGDTASTVELNLAAALRGRGASVDFATVWGVGHTEAEETGDHTENFVAWVRQTFR; from the coding sequence ATGAGCACCAGCAGGCGGACGGTCCTGGGCGGCACCGCGGCGGGGGTCCTGGCCCTGGCCGCCTGCGGACCCGACGAGGAGAGCGCCCCGGCCCCCGCGTCCACCTCCCCGGCGCCGGCCGCGGGCGACCTCACCCTCGACGCGGCGGCCTGGCGCTACGACGCGGAGCACGACGCCTACCACCAGGTCGGCGTCACCTACGTCGCGAGCCCGCAGGCCCCCGACCGCGAACGGCTCGCCGTGGTCGTCCCCGGCGCGTACTTCGACGCCGAGGACAACGGGGACGGCACCTTCACCGTCACCGCGTCCGACGGCGCCGTCGACGGCTGGACGGCGGCGACCGCCCCGATCGTGTTCCCCGTGAACACCCCCGGGTACACGGGTCAGCCCGCGGTCGCGGAGTACCGCTGGGAGGACGTCGCGGCGACGGTGTCGGCCGGCTTCGTCCACGTCACCGCCGGGCTGCGGGGCACCGACACGAACTCCGACACGTTCACCGGGAACGCGCCCTGGGGGGTCGTCGACCTCAAGGCGGCGATCCGGTACGTGCGGGCCAACGCCGAGGCGATCCCCGGCAGCCGCGACCGGATCGTCTGCTACGGGCACAGCGGGGGCGGGGCGCAGACGGCGGTCACCGGGACGTCGGGCGACGCCCCCGAGTTCACGCCCTACCTCGAGGCGCTCGGCGCGGCGGGGACCTCCGACGCGATCGCCGCCGCGGTGTGCTGGTGCCCCATCACCAGCCTGGGTCACGCCAACGCCGCGTACGAGTGGAACATGGGGCAGTTCGCCGACACCGGGACCCGTGCGCCGGGGACGTGGACGGAGCAGTACTCGAAGGACCTCGCGGCGGCCTACGCCGGGCACCTGAACTCCCTGGACCTGCTCGACGAGGCGGGCGACGCCCTTACGCTGACGTCCTCGGCCACCGGGATCGACCTGGCCGGCAGCTACCACGACCACGTCCTGGCGGCTCTGACCACCTCGCTCAACCGGTTCCTGGGCTACACGACGTTCCCGCACGACGGGGCGGCGACACCCGTGGAGTTCGTCGCCGCCCTCGACGGGGGAGCGGGCTGGGTCACGTTCGACCAGGCGTCGGGGCAGGCGACCGTCCGGGACCTGGGGGGTTTCGTCCGCAGCCAGAAACCGCCCACCAAGGACGTGGGAGCCTTCGACGGGGTCGACCGCGGCGCCACGGAGAACGCGGTCTTCGGCCACGGCACGCAGAACCTGCACTTCGCTCGGGCCGCGCACGACGTCGTCGCGGCGGGGGAGGAGCGGTACGCGCAGCTGCAGGGCTGGCAGGCGGGGTACGCGGCCTCGGAGTACGCCGCCGACCTCGAGCAGACCGACAGCCTCGGCGAGGACGCGGCGTACCGCGTCGACGCCTACGACCCGCTGCACCACCTCGCCGACGGTCGCACGGACCGTTCGCTGGCCCCGCACTGGCGGATCCGCACGGGGCTGACCCAGGGGGACACCGCGAGCACGGTGGAGCTGAACCTCGCCGCCGCCCTGCGGGGACGGGGGGCCTCGGTCGACTTCGCCACCGTCTGGGGCGTCGGCCACACCGAGGCCGAGGAGACGGGGGACCACACGGAGAACTTCGTCGCGTGGGTGCGGCAGACCTTCCGGTGA
- a CDS encoding ABC transporter substrate-binding protein, whose protein sequence is MHVSSHPPGGAPGRSPSRRAFLRAGLAGAAGVPLTAAVAGCGSGTSISSDPKELVLWYWNRSIAPSLLAKAAQQIPGTAKRLRADVIGGAFDNKLRTGFAAQAYIPDITAVNSNAALYFPSEDQFVNLDDYGAQDFKDDYYEWKWNLGRTPTGRFLFFPMDTGPTGFFYRADLFEAAGMPSAPEDVGAAVRTWDDWIAFGQQLRESSDVALATNAVSIFNQYVNASPERFFDKDDKPLFHEPGSAIRAAWDTAVKAVRAKVTRNLQIENEQNAAWNSGKLGANIEGAWWMKVLSDTTPDLAGKWRIAQQPGLPGNSGGSFLAVPKTCKDPAAALAFARWLTLPENQAQSYNEVQLFPSAPGAFTAGMADSGGFFGDQDPLAFFSTAAENVPTTFISTYEKQVEAFRDQLRVVESAGKDPDQAWDDAVTAVDKILKKRGVI, encoded by the coding sequence TTGCACGTCTCGTCTCACCCGCCGGGGGGCGCCCCCGGTCGATCCCCCTCCCGGCGCGCGTTCCTGCGGGCCGGTCTCGCCGGCGCGGCCGGCGTCCCGCTGACGGCCGCGGTGGCCGGGTGCGGGTCGGGGACCTCGATCTCCAGCGACCCGAAGGAACTGGTGCTCTGGTACTGGAACCGGTCGATCGCCCCCAGCCTCCTGGCGAAGGCGGCCCAGCAGATCCCGGGCACCGCCAAGCGCCTGCGGGCCGACGTCATCGGCGGGGCCTTCGACAACAAGCTGCGCACGGGGTTCGCCGCGCAGGCGTACATCCCCGACATCACGGCGGTCAACTCCAACGCCGCGCTGTACTTCCCCAGCGAGGACCAGTTCGTCAACCTCGACGACTACGGGGCGCAGGACTTCAAGGACGACTACTACGAGTGGAAGTGGAACCTCGGCCGGACGCCGACGGGCCGCTTCCTGTTCTTCCCCATGGACACCGGCCCGACGGGGTTCTTCTACCGCGCGGACCTGTTCGAGGCCGCCGGGATGCCCTCGGCGCCCGAGGACGTCGGCGCCGCCGTCCGCACCTGGGACGACTGGATCGCCTTCGGCCAGCAGCTGCGCGAGTCCAGCGACGTCGCGCTCGCCACCAACGCCGTCTCGATCTTCAACCAGTACGTCAACGCCTCCCCGGAACGCTTCTTCGACAAGGACGACAAACCGTTGTTCCACGAACCCGGGTCGGCGATCCGGGCCGCGTGGGACACCGCGGTCAAGGCGGTCCGGGCCAAGGTCACCCGCAACCTGCAGATCGAGAACGAGCAGAACGCCGCGTGGAACTCCGGCAAGCTCGGCGCCAACATCGAGGGCGCGTGGTGGATGAAGGTCCTCAGCGACACGACCCCCGACCTGGCCGGGAAGTGGCGCATCGCCCAGCAGCCCGGCCTGCCGGGCAACTCCGGCGGCTCGTTCCTCGCCGTCCCCAAGACGTGCAAGGACCCCGCGGCGGCCCTGGCCTTCGCCCGCTGGCTCACGCTGCCGGAGAACCAGGCCCAGTCCTACAACGAGGTCCAGCTCTTCCCCTCGGCCCCCGGGGCGTTCACCGCCGGCATGGCCGACTCCGGCGGGTTCTTCGGCGACCAGGACCCCCTGGCGTTCTTCAGCACCGCCGCCGAGAACGTCCCCACGACGTTCATCAGCACCTACGAGAAGCAGGTCGAAGCCTTCCGCGACCAGCTGCGCGTCGTGGAGTCCGCCGGCAAGGACCCCGACCAGGCGTGGGACGACGCGGTCACAGCCGTGGACAAGATCCTCAAGAAGCGAGGGGTGATCTGA
- a CDS encoding MarR family winged helix-turn-helix transcriptional regulator encodes MNKAAIFDALSEPVSRRITSGLTRIALVLRTQAWRGAEPEGVTPTQAQALATLRENPEGMRLAELAAQLGVSAPTTSVRVNALIAKGLLVREAGADKRSIRLRLSPAGAALLERSARWPDFLARAVDVLDDREQEDLLRSLVKIVRTLQVEGNVAPQRTCVTCSHFRPYAHPDGPLPHHCAYVDAPFGDRHLRLACPEHEDAPAQEQELSWQRFTEGPR; translated from the coding sequence GTGAACAAGGCGGCCATCTTCGACGCGCTGAGCGAACCGGTCTCCCGCCGCATCACCAGCGGCCTGACGAGGATCGCCCTGGTCCTGCGCACCCAGGCCTGGCGCGGGGCCGAGCCCGAGGGCGTGACCCCCACCCAGGCGCAGGCCCTGGCCACGTTGCGCGAGAACCCCGAGGGCATGCGCCTGGCCGAGCTGGCCGCGCAGCTCGGGGTCTCGGCCCCCACCACGAGCGTGCGCGTGAACGCCCTCATCGCCAAGGGCCTCCTCGTGCGGGAGGCCGGTGCGGACAAGCGCTCGATCCGGCTGCGCCTGAGCCCCGCCGGGGCCGCTCTGCTCGAACGGTCGGCCCGGTGGCCGGACTTCCTCGCCCGCGCCGTCGACGTCCTGGACGACCGGGAGCAGGAGGACCTGCTGCGTTCCCTGGTCAAGATCGTCCGGACCCTGCAGGTCGAGGGCAACGTCGCCCCTCAGCGCACCTGCGTCACGTGCAGCCACTTCCGCCCGTACGCCCACCCCGACGGCCCCCTGCCGCACCACTGCGCGTACGTCGACGCCCCCTTCGGCGACCGCCACCTGCGCCTGGCCTGCCCCGAGCACGAGGACGCACCGGCGCAGGAGCAGGAGCTCAGCTGGCAGCGCTTCACCGAGGGCCCCCGCTGA
- a CDS encoding carbohydrate ABC transporter permease, which produces MSAPELARTSATTRKDRLAVVRPRRSRQWVVGRVVTHACILVGVVLSLFPFYWLLVMSTSTTAQIFGYPPNLLPSTHLLQNLRNVVANVDLLGSMLNSFIVAGSLAVLVVLLDSLAAFAFAKYRFPGRNALFGVLLVTFLVPGNLSLVPSFVLMSKLGWMGDLQALIVPGAANAFGIFLLRQFAQASIPDELIESATLDGAGFFRTWWSIAIPMLRGGLAFLGIFTFVTAWNDYIWPLVVLVNPGRQTLQTALAQLNSVYTTDYGMIMAGAVVSVVPLIGIFLIGSRHFISNIAAGALKG; this is translated from the coding sequence GTGAGCGCTCCCGAACTGGCCCGCACGTCGGCCACGACGCGCAAGGACCGCCTCGCCGTCGTCAGGCCCCGCCGCAGCCGGCAGTGGGTCGTGGGACGGGTCGTCACCCACGCCTGCATCCTCGTCGGTGTCGTCCTGTCGCTGTTCCCGTTCTACTGGCTGCTCGTCATGTCGACGAGCACGACGGCGCAGATCTTCGGCTACCCGCCGAACCTGCTGCCGAGCACGCACCTGCTGCAGAACCTGCGCAATGTCGTCGCCAACGTCGACCTGCTCGGCTCCATGCTGAACTCGTTCATCGTGGCGGGATCCCTCGCGGTGCTGGTGGTCCTGCTGGACTCCCTGGCCGCGTTCGCGTTCGCCAAGTACCGGTTCCCCGGCCGCAACGCGCTGTTCGGCGTGCTGCTGGTGACGTTCCTCGTCCCCGGCAACCTGTCCCTCGTCCCGAGCTTCGTGCTGATGTCGAAGCTGGGGTGGATGGGCGACCTGCAGGCCCTCATCGTGCCCGGTGCGGCCAACGCCTTCGGCATCTTCCTGCTGCGGCAGTTCGCGCAGGCGTCCATCCCGGACGAGCTCATCGAGTCCGCGACCCTCGACGGGGCCGGGTTCTTCCGGACCTGGTGGTCCATCGCGATCCCGATGCTGCGCGGTGGGCTCGCGTTCCTGGGGATCTTCACGTTCGTGACGGCCTGGAACGACTACATCTGGCCGTTGGTCGTGCTGGTCAACCCGGGGCGGCAGACGTTGCAGACCGCGCTGGCGCAGCTGAACTCGGTCTACACGACCGACTACGGGATGATCATGGCCGGCGCCGTCGTGAGCGTGGTGCCGCTCATCGGCATCTTCCTCATCGGCTCCCGGCACTTCATCTCGAACATCGCCGCCGGCGCCCTCAAGGGGTGA
- a CDS encoding PhzF family phenazine biosynthesis protein translates to MDVLRYAAFTDDPSGGNPAGIVLDAADASAAEMLAVAAQVGYAETAFVVSPLHERRVGLRYFSPHAEVPFCGHATVATAVLLGERHGAGTFTFDTPVGAVELTTADGRASFTSVDPLVTELPAADVDELLDLLGLRHDDLDELHPPRLAAAGNPHPVLVVRDRARFDGFTVDPLAARRVLDAHGWPATITVVHRREPLVFEARNVFPVGTITEDPATGSAAAAFGGYLRALGLVEVPARVTIHQGRHVGRPGLLIVDVPAEGGIVVTGSAVPIG, encoded by the coding sequence ATGGACGTGCTGCGCTACGCCGCCTTCACCGACGACCCCTCCGGGGGGAACCCCGCGGGCATCGTGCTGGACGCCGCGGACGCCTCCGCCGCCGAGATGCTCGCCGTCGCCGCGCAGGTGGGCTACGCCGAGACCGCGTTCGTCGTCTCGCCGCTGCACGAGCGGCGGGTGGGCCTGCGCTACTTCTCCCCCCACGCCGAGGTCCCGTTCTGCGGTCACGCCACCGTCGCGACGGCCGTGCTGCTCGGGGAGCGGCACGGGGCCGGGACGTTCACGTTCGACACCCCCGTGGGTGCGGTGGAGCTGACGACGGCCGACGGGCGGGCGTCGTTCACGAGCGTCGACCCCCTCGTCACCGAACTGCCCGCCGCGGACGTCGACGAGCTCCTGGACCTCCTGGGCCTGCGGCACGACGACCTCGACGAGCTGCACCCGCCGCGGCTGGCGGCCGCGGGCAACCCGCACCCCGTGCTCGTCGTGCGCGACCGCGCCCGGTTCGACGGGTTCACGGTCGACCCCCTGGCCGCCCGCCGGGTCCTCGACGCCCACGGCTGGCCGGCGACCATCACCGTCGTGCACCGCCGCGAACCCCTGGTCTTCGAGGCGCGCAACGTGTTCCCCGTCGGCACGATCACCGAGGACCCCGCCACGGGGTCGGCCGCGGCCGCCTTCGGCGGGTACCTGCGCGCGCTCGGGCTCGTCGAGGTCCCCGCGCGGGTGACGATCCACCAGGGCCGGCACGTGGGGCGGCCGGGACTGCTGATCGTCGACGTCCCGGCCGAGGGCGGGATCGTGGTGACGGGCAGCGCGGTGCCGATCGGGTGA
- a CDS encoding catalase has translation METTAPGAPTTNDAGIPVASDEHSLTQGPGGGILLHDAYLIEKMAQFNRERVPERVVHAKGGGAFGEFRVTGDVSAHTRAALFQPGTTTPVLARFSTVAGESGTPDTWRDPRGFSLKFYTSEGNYDLVGNNTPVFFVKDPLKFQDFIRSQKRRADNHLRDHDMQWDFWTLSPESAHQVTWLMGDRGIPRTWRHMNGYGSHTFQWINAEGERTWVKYTFKTDQGNEFFTQDEADQMASIDTDYHIRDLNEHIRDGEFPSWTLFVQLMPDEDAAGYRFNPFDVTKVWPHSDYPLHEVGKLTLNRNPENYFAEIEQAAFEPSNMVPGIGVSPDKMLLGRMFSYADAHRYRIGANYAQLPVNHAKAPVNSYAKDGAMRYSNPGDPVYAPNSYGGPAADAERAGHTGRWDAGGEPVRAAYEQHAEDDDWGQAHALLNDVMDDAARGRFVDNVVGHLLNGVSDAVLTRAFGYWDHVDAEIGRRIREGVSAKQDLVDPKAEEQGNPARSSAQHKA, from the coding sequence ATGGAAACCACCGCACCCGGCGCGCCGACGACGAACGACGCCGGCATCCCCGTCGCGAGCGACGAGCACTCCCTGACCCAGGGCCCCGGCGGCGGGATCCTGCTGCACGACGCGTACCTCATCGAGAAGATGGCCCAGTTCAACCGCGAACGCGTCCCCGAGCGCGTCGTGCACGCCAAGGGGGGCGGAGCCTTCGGCGAGTTCCGCGTGACGGGCGACGTGTCCGCGCACACCCGTGCCGCGCTGTTCCAGCCGGGCACCACGACCCCTGTGCTCGCCCGCTTCTCGACCGTCGCCGGCGAGTCCGGCACCCCCGACACCTGGCGCGACCCGCGCGGGTTCTCGCTGAAGTTCTACACGAGCGAGGGGAACTACGACCTCGTCGGGAACAACACGCCGGTCTTCTTCGTCAAGGACCCGCTGAAGTTCCAGGACTTCATCCGTTCCCAGAAGCGCCGCGCCGACAACCACCTGCGCGACCACGACATGCAGTGGGACTTCTGGACCCTCTCTCCCGAGTCGGCCCACCAGGTCACCTGGCTCATGGGCGACCGCGGGATCCCGCGCACGTGGCGGCACATGAACGGCTACGGGTCCCACACGTTCCAGTGGATCAACGCCGAGGGCGAGCGCACCTGGGTCAAGTACACCTTCAAGACCGACCAGGGGAACGAGTTCTTCACGCAGGACGAGGCCGACCAGATGGCCTCCATCGACACCGATTACCACATCCGTGACCTGAACGAGCACATCCGCGACGGCGAGTTCCCGTCCTGGACCCTGTTCGTCCAGCTCATGCCGGACGAGGACGCCGCCGGGTACCGGTTCAACCCCTTCGACGTGACCAAGGTGTGGCCGCACAGCGACTACCCCCTGCACGAGGTCGGCAAGCTGACGCTGAACCGCAACCCGGAGAACTACTTCGCCGAGATCGAGCAGGCCGCCTTCGAGCCGTCGAACATGGTCCCGGGCATCGGGGTGAGCCCGGACAAGATGCTGCTGGGCCGCATGTTCAGCTACGCCGACGCGCACCGCTACCGCATCGGGGCGAACTACGCCCAGCTGCCGGTGAACCACGCGAAGGCCCCCGTCAACAGCTACGCCAAGGACGGGGCCATGCGGTACAGCAACCCGGGCGACCCCGTGTACGCGCCGAACTCCTACGGGGGGCCTGCCGCCGACGCCGAGCGCGCCGGTCACACCGGTCGCTGGGACGCGGGCGGCGAACCCGTCCGCGCCGCCTACGAGCAGCACGCCGAGGACGACGACTGGGGTCAGGCCCACGCCCTCCTGAACGACGTGATGGACGACGCGGCGCGCGGTCGCTTCGTCGACAACGTCGTGGGCCACCTGCTGAACGGGGTGAGCGACGCCGTCCTCACCCGCGCCTTCGGCTACTGGGACCACGTCGACGCCGAGATCGGCCGCCGGATCCGCGAGGGCGTGTCGGCCAAGCAGGACCTGGTGGACCCCAAGGCCGAGGAGCAGGGCAACCCGGCGCGCAGCTCAGCGCAGCACAAGGCCTGA
- a CDS encoding DUF4331 family protein has protein sequence MSHHLDSPQARQDVRLDTTDLYLFRGERGTALVLNTCHSLGRAPVPGWHPEGRYEVEVDLDGDAVEDLTHRFTFDDRAEDGAQAFELEVLSGAAATDPHAGGSVLLRARTGEASATADGVRVWAGRAADPFWIEPTVLHAVGHAVHEGTVPDLGDWTPARARNLFADQDVHSLVLEVPDELLPAVAADGRIRVWAVAWLATHAGGWHPVNRIGLPVVHPLLAQLDEDLAERLNEGTPAGDRAAHAATFTQRLTRFVAAHGTAADPAAYAERLVGRLLPDVLPYTVGTPASFDLLGWNGRTLTDDAADVVFTLAANSPIGLGLGRGSVPHAPSSTFPYVRPVPGATP, from the coding sequence GTGTCCCACCACCTCGACTCCCCCCAGGCTCGCCAGGACGTGCGCCTGGACACCACCGACCTCTACCTCTTCCGCGGCGAGCGCGGCACCGCGCTGGTCCTGAACACCTGCCACTCCCTCGGTCGGGCCCCCGTTCCCGGGTGGCACCCCGAGGGCCGCTACGAGGTCGAGGTCGACCTCGACGGCGACGCCGTGGAGGACCTGACCCACCGCTTCACCTTCGACGACCGCGCCGAGGACGGCGCCCAGGCCTTCGAGCTGGAGGTTCTCAGCGGTGCCGCCGCGACGGACCCGCACGCCGGGGGGAGCGTGCTGCTGCGAGCGCGCACCGGCGAGGCCTCGGCCACCGCCGACGGGGTCCGGGTGTGGGCGGGCCGGGCCGCCGACCCGTTCTGGATCGAGCCGACCGTGCTGCACGCCGTGGGGCACGCCGTCCACGAGGGCACGGTGCCCGACCTCGGCGACTGGACCCCCGCCCGGGCCCGCAACCTGTTCGCCGACCAGGACGTGCACTCCCTCGTGCTCGAGGTGCCCGACGAGCTGCTGCCCGCCGTCGCCGCCGACGGACGGATCCGGGTGTGGGCCGTGGCGTGGCTGGCCACCCACGCCGGCGGCTGGCACCCTGTCAACCGGATCGGGCTGCCCGTGGTCCACCCGTTGCTCGCCCAGCTCGACGAGGACCTGGCGGAACGTCTCAACGAGGGCACCCCCGCCGGTGATCGCGCCGCCCACGCCGCGACGTTCACGCAGCGGCTCACCCGGTTCGTGGCCGCCCACGGGACCGCCGCCGACCCGGCCGCCTACGCCGAACGCCTGGTCGGGCGCCTGCTGCCCGACGTGCTGCCCTACACCGTGGGGACACCCGCGTCCTTCGACCTGCTCGGCTGGAACGGGCGCACCCTCACCGACGACGCGGCCGACGTGGTGTTCACCCTGGCCGCGAACAGCCCGATCGGTCTGGGCCTCGGGCGGGGTTCGGTCCCGCACGCCCCTTCGAGCACGTTCCCCTACGTCCGGCCGGTCCCCGGCGCGACGCCCTGA